Proteins encoded by one window of Salvia splendens isolate huo1 chromosome 14, SspV2, whole genome shotgun sequence:
- the LOC121765419 gene encoding eukaryotic translation initiation factor 4B3-like, with amino-acid sequence MAATVSAWGKPGAWALDAEDNESELLPQTEEDHSAAETPDFPSLSAGASSKTKKKKPQALSLQEFSAYSSGKPKGLTHDELSALPTGPRERSAEELDRNKLGGGFRSYGGGGRDKQPRRQGSFNRESGHELAPSRADETDDWGANKKPSPNTGSERRERGGVFGDSQSRADEVDNWASNKNSEARRYEKRGGFGMESGDAGSDSSNWGKRKEEEGRRSGGGFDSLRDKRGGMEADSESWGRKREESTRPRLNLQPRTLPVNEEGNNSAVKAKGSSNPFGEARPREEVLKDKAQDVKEIEEKLEGVSVDSAKSVWRMPESLDPPQRAGETEADNDDSENKDCEI; translated from the exons ATGGCGGCAACGGTGAGCGCGTGGGGAAAGCCTGGCGCGTGGGCATTGGATGCTGAAGACAATGAGTCCGAGCTTCTCCCCCAGACCGAGGAGGATCATTCTGCCGCTGAAACGCCGGATTTTCCATCACTCTCCGCCGGCGCCTCCTCCAAGACTAAAAAGAAGAAGCCGCAGGCGCTGTCGCTTCAGGAATTCTCGGCCTACAGCTCGGGAAAGCCCAAGGGATTGACTCACGATGAGCTATCGGCGCTTCCGACCGGTCCGCGCGAGCGCTCCGCCGAGGAGCTCGACCGGAATAAGCTCGGCGGCGGTTTTAGATCCTACGGCGGCGGAGGCAGGGATAAGCAGCCGCGGCGTCAGGGGAGCTTCAATCGGGAATCTGGTCATGAATTAGCGCCTTCTAGGGCTGACGAGACTGATGATTGGGGCGCGAATAAGAAACCCTCTCCTAATACTGGATCTGAGAGGAGAGAGCGAGGGGGCGTCTTTGGGGATTCGCAATCGCGGGCGGATGAGGTCGATAATTGGGCGTCCAATAAGAATTCGGAGGCGAGGAGGTATGAGAAGAGAGGCGGATTCGGGATGGAATCGGGTGATGCTGGTTCTGATTCGAGTAATTGGGGGAAGAGAaaggaggaggaggggcggaGGAGCGGCGGGGGTTTTGATAGCTTGAGGGATAAAAGAGGTGGAATGGAGGCGGATTCGGAGAGCTGGGGGAGGAAGAGAGAGGAATCTACTAGGCCGAGGTTGAATCTGCAGCCAAGGACGCTGCCAGTGAATGAGGAAGGCAATAATAGTGCTGTGAAGGCCAAGGGGAGCAGCAATCCATTTGGTGAGGCGAGGCCGAGGGAGGAGGTGCTCAAGGACAAGGCTCAAGATGTTAAGGAAATTGAGGAGAAGCTCGAGGGCGTTAGCGTTGATTCTGCAAAGAGCGTTTGGAGGATGCCGGAATCGCTTGATCCTCCACAGAG GGCTGGTGAAACTGAAGCTGACAATGATGATTCTGAGAATAAGGATTGTGAAATATGA
- the LOC121765794 gene encoding auxin transporter-like protein 2, whose amino-acid sequence MAASDKVVESVIAGSYEEMETDGKPRDLRSTISNFFWHGGSVYDAWFSCASNQVAQVLLTLPYSFSQVGMTSGIVFQLFYGVMGSWTAYLISILYVEYRTRKEREKVDFRNHVIQWFEVLDGLLGKHWRNVGLAFNCTFLLFGSVIQLIACASNIYYINDNLDKRTWTYIFGACCATTVFIPSFHNYRIWSFLGLIMTTYTAWYLTIASLLHGQVEGVKHSGPTKLVLYFTGATNILYTFGGHAVTVEIMHAMWRPQKFKAIYLLATVYVLTLTIPSASAVYWAFGDLLLNHSNAFALLPRTPFRDISVILMLIHQFITFGFACTPLYFVWEKAIGMHECRSLCKRAAARLPVVIPIWFLAIVFPFFGPINSTVGSLLVSFTVYIIPSLAHIFTFRTSAARENAVEQPSKYMGRWVGTYTINVFVVIWVLIVGFGFGGWASMTNFIHQIDTFGLFTKCYQCMPQLPPPQHFHNATAPLHPPPANLTHAPPHLHAL is encoded by the exons ATGGCGGCGTCGGACAAGGTGGTGGAGAGCGTGATAGCCGGAAGCTACGAGGAGATGGAGACAGACGGCAAGCCCCGAGACCTCCGATCGACCATTTCCAATTTCTTCTGGCACGGCGGCTCCGTGTACGACGCCTGGTTCAGCTGCGCTTCCAATCAG GTGGCGCAGGTGCTGCTGACGTTGCCGTACTCGTTCTCCCAGGTGGGGATGACGTCAGGCATTGTGTTTCAGCTGTTTTACGGCGTGATGGGCAGCTGGACGGCCTACCTCATCAGCATTCTCTACGTCGAGTACCGAACCAGAAAAGAGCGTGAAAAAGTTGATTTCAGAAACCATGTTATTCAG TGGTTTGAAGTTCTGGATGGGCTGCTGGGGAAGCACTGGAGGAATGTGGGGCTGGCTTTCAACTGCACTTTCCTTCTCTTTGGATCAGTAATTCAGCTCATTGCCTGTGCCAG caatatttattatataaacgACAATTTGGACAAGAGGACATGGACCTACATATTCGGAGCATGCTGTGCCACCACCGTCTTCATCCCATCTTTCCATAATTACAGAATTTGGTCTTTTCTTGGCCTTATTATGACTACTTACACTGCTTGGTACCTCACCATTGCTTCCTTACTCCATGGACAG gTGGAAGGTGTGAAGCACTCGGGCCCCACCAAGTTGGTCCTATACTTCACTGGAGCCACAAACATTCTCTACACCTTTGGGGGGCATGCTGTCACAGT AGAGATAATGCACGCAATGTGGAGGCCGCAAAAGTTCAAGGCAATATACTTGTTGGCAACTGTGTATGTGCTGACGCTAACGATTCCATCAGCATCAGCTGTGTACTGGGCTTTTGGCGATCTCCTCCTCAACCACTCCAACGCATTTGCCCTTCTTCCCAGAACACCCTTCAGGGACATTTCCGTCATTTTGATGCTCATTCACCAG TTTATAACCTTCGGCTTTGCCTGCACGCCACTCTACTTCGTGTGGGAGAAGGCCATCGGGATGCACGAGTGCCGGAGCCTGTGCAAGAGGGCGGCCGCGCGCCTGCCTGTGGTGATCCCCATCTGGTTCCTCGCCATCGTCTTCCCCTTCTTCGGCCCCATCAACTCCACCGTCGGATCGCTTCTTGTTAGCTTCACCGTCTATATTATTCCCTCTCTGGCCCACATTTTCACCTTCCGAACATCTGCCGCTCGCGAG AATGCGGTGGAGCAGCCGTCGAAATACATGGGACGATGGGTGGGGACGTATACGATCAACGTGTTCGTAGTAATATGGGTCTTGATTGTCGGGTTCGGGTTTGGTGGATGGGCCAGTATGACCAACTTTATCCATCAAATTGATACATTTGGCCTCTTCACCAAATGCTACCAATGCATGCCCCAGCTCCCGCCGCCGCAGCACTTCCACAATGCCACCGCTCCTCTTCACCCTCCGCCGGCTAACCTCACTCACGCGCCGCCGCATCTTCACGCACTATGA